ctttccccttttcagtCGGTGAACAAATAGGTCGAACCCCTGTTACCCCCTCCTGCAAATAGATAaattgccttttcttcttccgcttccCCTTTACCCCGTGATTTTCTCTGttgttattcttttttctttaccttaaaaaaaaatacatttcCTCCCGCCAAAGGAAATACCCTCATCGTAAAGACTGAACTTCACAGAGACGGGTAGAGGAGTGAAGGGACAGCGACGACAAAGGGAGACGGCACATAATTCCCGgtgttttaatttttccttctccctttccctctcctttatTTCTCATTTTCAACATTGTTCGTCGCGTCACttcgcaaaaagaaaagaaaggagggacaTTCCCCCCTACCCCTTACACACGGCCccatacacaaacaaaaaaacatgatACATTTCTTTacccccccctctctctctctctctcttactttctcttttccctttccctttcccagATAGGgcaactttttttctttcgttaaTCCCTCAACGTGCTATTAGGAAGTGTGGAATAGAGTGAAATGGGTTATGTTGGGGTAAAAGGACAGCACACAAATACGGCAGCAACTAAACAAAAGGCAAgtctccccctcctcctcctgctaCCTCTCGCGGTGACGGAGAGAGAGGGGAGAAAAGGCCAGGGATCAAATGAGAAATGTTGACAGccacaaaagagggaagacaGAAAGAACCgtactttaaaaaaatgaagaaaagagtCCACGATGatgaaaatgcaaaaaaaagcaaggaaaagTCAGGGAAAACgaagatgtgtgtgtgcgtgtgtgtgtatagaCACATTCCAGACACGCGAACAGTTGTAATGCATGTCAAACACCAATTACCGCACAGAAACTGGCGGTCCATCACAAAACTGAAAGAATATGAAATGCACTAAGTGAGATCCCCCAACGTtacataaatacatacacGCACAGGAGTGAACATCGTCGTACTTgaattattaatattatttgtCTGTTTGCATGGCTCCTTCTACACACCtcgtccctcttttttcccatGCACCTAGGgtgcatgtgtgtggatAGAGGCTTCAAAAAAGTCATcttaacacacacacacacacacacacacacacacacacacacacacacacacacgaacaaaaaaaaaacacttttcTTACATTTACATATTACACATCCCCTGAATGCGTGGGTGTCCTTCCATCAGTAGATGACGAATAGGTCAGCGAAGCGCACAAACTACTACCACTTCTTCGTCCTTGATAATTGTGTGGATGCGGATCAGAAACCGCCACTACACTCTTCGTTATTGAGGCTAGATTCCGTGGCCGCGATGTGCTTCCCAAACTGTGGCGAACATTAGGTGACGCTCGCACAGTTCCTctgaagaaggagttgcCAACTCGCGATACAGTCGAGTGTCCTTCCAAACCGCTCTCGACGTTATCAGTGGTACCGGTGGCCGacaattcattcattttggCCGTGATTTGTGCTTTAATGTTGTCACTAAAGGTCACCACGAGACTGGGAGACCGCTCAATGACCTTGCATTGAACGTCTTCTGGATCAATATTCAGCGGAATGCGAAGACATTTCTCAGGGTCACCCGTAGGAACGGGAAAGCACATGCATAACCTTCCATTCACGTCACGTTTCACATTTTCTGGCAGGCGCGATCTTATTGAAGAAGGTAGTAGATGACTTGCCCCTTCACGCGGGACATCCTCGCTGCTTTGAGCTGTGGAGGGAGATGTGGGTTTCGGCGACGACGGCGTCACTCTTGTCAGTGGCTGGAGACATTGGGATGTTGTTGGCGAAATGTTTAACGCCTGTTGAGAGTACCGCGACGGAGAGACAACACGTGACCCAAAGGAGGAACTTGACAGGAGCGACATGCTTTGATTGTGTGCTAATGGTACAAAGCGGCTGTTGCGGCACGTGGAGCTTCGTACGGTAGACGTAAGTGATACATTACTGTTGTCATTGCTTGCCGGGTCCACTTGCGGTGTGTTACAAGGGGAGTTTGACAGGACGTTAGCCCCGGGTCCGTTAATACTGCCCGGATAAACGGGAGTTTTGCTGCATGCATCGAGGGTGAAGTTGTGCTTGCCGTCCGTGCGCACACGAGGAACATTCAGAAAGGCGTCGTCTATATCAGCGCTTACTTCCACCTGATCGTCGTCAGCGACAGTAGCGAACTCTAAGTTTCCATCGTCAGTGATACGCAAATACTGCGGGGAGGTCAATGAGGTCGAGAACGAGGTGCTctgagggaaaacaaagttTCCGGCCGACGCCCCACGGGGTACGGTGTAGCTGAAGGTGTCATGGAGTGCTGCATCTAAGCAAATGGTTGGGCTTGTCGAGGCACCACCTGCACCGCTGAAACAGCTAGCCGCTGGACTTTCAGAGCGGCTGTTACCCATCGTTGCCTGAAGCTCTAAGGGACGTCTTTCACCTGCGCTAAGTGTATTCGTGATGTCATCGCTCTTGTGCTGCAGCTCAGTTTGCTGAGAAACACGTAAGGGGGTAGCGGGTACTCCCTTGATTCCACCGGCAATCCATACATTGCACATCTCCACCGAGATACGGGCAGAAACCTCCTCAAGTTCATTCTGGCACAACTGCTCCTCATCTGCTACACCGTACGTGGACTGCCAATTTTGACTAACGGACACTCCAGCGCCTGTGAAGAGAGAGTCAGGATGTAGCCTCCGCCCCGTGATCCACGGGTGCTTAAGAAGTTCCACTGCTTCGGGTCTCTGGGACACGTTACGAATAAAGCACTGCTCCAAAAAGTGAATGAACTCTGGGCTAAAGTCAAATTCCTCTTCGTTCGGCGGCAGTACAAGTGGGGACTCACTTGTTGTGGTGATGTAAAACATAAGGGGAATATGATCACGCACACCCGTGTGGTACCACGGTAATTTACCCGTTGCAAGTTCAAACAGCGAGCATCCCATCGACCAGATATCGGATTTGTGAGTCCCCTCTCCTTTGATGAACTCGGGTGCCATGTACAAGGGTGTTCCAATTACGCAATTTGTGGACTTATTCAGTTCATTTACACGCTTGCAGCATCCGAAATCACACAACTTCACCACGCCATCATGGCTCACAAGGATATTAGCTGGTTTAATATCACGGTGCAAGAACCCCTTTTGGTGAATGAAGGCTATGGCCTCCAACAAATGCCGAGAAAATCTGCGCAGTATCGTCTCCTGAAGGGGCCCAAACCGCTCCAATAGAGAAAGTGTCGATCCACCCGTATGCAGTTCCATCACAATTCGACACACTTTTTGGGAAACACTGTGCTCAAAAAATATGTACGAGACAATATTCGGGTGTTTCAGAGACTTCAGAACGCCAAATTCCTTACTAATGGCGCGAAACCCCTCTTGATCATTCACCTCCGCCATATTAATCTCCTTAATGGCGACGAGGCTCCCAGTGACACAGTCCACCCCAGCATAAACTTTCGCGAAGCCACCCACCCCAATTAGCGGGCCTTTATGGATGTCCACTGGGTGAGTCGTGTTCCCATTACCGATTGGTGTTCCAGTGAGCGCTATGTGGGATGCGAGTGATCGCACAAGCCCTGACAGTTCTTTCCTTGCCGCAGACGTAAAGCACCCACTACCTCCCCTGTTCACTAACCGCGGGGAACCACCCATAGCGTAGTAAGCAACCGATCTTGGGGGCGTTCCTCCGCTGGCTGCCATCGACGGCAGACCGAACCAGTACATTCCTGGAAGCGGGCTAGGTGAAGCAGACGAAGGTGATGCACGGCCGGTGACATGAGAGTTGCTTGCATTGACTCCACCGGCATCTCCTGTGCCAGCAGGACCACTAATGCTTGCACCGTGTGAAGGACTA
This region of Trypanosoma brucei gambiense DAL972 chromosome 10, complete sequence genomic DNA includes:
- a CDS encoding protein kinase, putative, whose amino-acid sequence is MSSMEELHATPPPQRFNDASESDPNDDDDDNSSTSTAGPPGSTRTGRYRRFVAESSVMSNKSPNTPPPRGYRRSGAAKRNGSYRVAFSSKQHSRNGRSLSNTSTVASLMGSVQEWSCSFCMFSPGRAAAPPQRSFLFSQRMSLGGGYVPLPNGGAHSSLSVSPRPCIESPRLDGWRHSIPFSPSHGASISGPAGTGDAGGVNASNSHVTGRASPSSASPSPLPGMYWFGLPSMAASGGTPPRSVAYYAMGGSPRLVNRGGSGCFTSAARKELSGLVRSLASHIALTGTPIGNGNTTHPVDIHKGPLIGVGGFAKVYAGVDCVTGSLVAIKEINMAEVNDQEGFRAISKEFGVLKSLKHPNIVSYIFFEHSVSQKVCRIVMELHTGGSTLSLLERFGPLQETILRRFSRHLLEAIAFIHQKGFLHRDIKPANILVSHDGVVKLCDFGCCKRVNELNKSTNCVIGTPLYMAPEFIKGEGTHKSDIWSMGCSLFELATGKLPWYHTGVRDHIPLMFYITTTSESPLVLPPNEEEFDFSPEFIHFLEQCFIRNVSQRPEAVELLKHPWITGRRLHPDSLFTGAGVSVSQNWQSTYGVADEEQLCQNELEEVSARISVEMCNVWIAGGIKGVPATPLRVSQQTELQHKSDDITNTLSAGERRPLELQATMGNSRSESPAASCFSGAGGASTSPTICLDAALHDTFSYTVPRGASAGNFVFPQSTSFSTSLTSPQYLRITDDGNLEFATVADDDQVEVSADIDDAFLNVPRVRTDGKHNFTLDACSKTPVYPGSINGPGANVLSNSPCNTPQVDPASNDNSNVSLTSTVRSSTCRNSRFVPLAHNQSMSLLSSSSFGSRVVSPSRYSQQALNISPTTSQCLQPLTRVTPSSPKPTSPSTAQSSEDVPREGASHLLPSSIRSRLPENVKRDVNGRLCMCFPVPTGDPEKCLRIPLNIDPEDVQCKVIERSPSLVVTFSDNIKAQITAKMNELSATGTTDNVESGLEGHSTVSRVGNSFFRGTVRASPNVRHSLGSTSRPRNLASITKSVVAVSDPHPHNYQGRRSGSSLCASLTYSSSTDGRTPTHSGDV
- a CDS encoding T. brucei spp.-specific protein, encoding MDRQFLCGNWCLTCITTVRVSGMCLYTHTHTHIFVFPDFSLLFFAFSSSWTLFFIFLKYGSFCLPSFVAVNISHLIPGLFSPLSPSPREVAGGGGGDLPFV